The Capsicum annuum cultivar UCD-10X-F1 unplaced genomic scaffold, UCD10Xv1.1 ctg23529, whole genome shotgun sequence genomic interval ttttggttttttcaCTGTcataaagaagattaaaaaaagaaaagaatagctTACTAGAGTGTACTATAACCAGTTCTAGCTGTTTTCTTGAACAGTAGCACATTTTGTGCAAGTTGAAGACATTCTGGGTATTGCtgtttgtattttcttgttcTGTGTTTGCTTTGTTTGACTGTGGTTTCTTGTGAAAGTTTTGTCATAATTGAACACAGCTCAGGGTTTTACTTTTCATAGATATTTTCTACTTTCTTTCTGATATTTTGTTGGGTTTTTGCTTTGTTTCTTGCATGAAAATGTAAGTTCTTTTTccccattttctttttttgggccAAGGAGGGTGAGTGATGTGGTGGGCAGAGGGGCTAGTGGGGGGGTCTTTTGTTTAATTCTTTCCAAATTAATGTGAAGATAATGTTTGATAGAATCTTATTGGGAAGACAAAGTGTGTGAATTACATTCAGCAGAGTGGGAGAAAAGGTGAAGAAATTTAAGAGAGGATTTTGAAGGATGAATGATAGCTCAGCTAGAGAAATGAATCAGAGACAACCTCAAAGGCCTTGTGGTTGTGTACGCATTTTCTTTCAGCTCTTTGATCGGAACCATAGATTTGCCAAGAAGCTGTTTCCAAAGAAACTGCTTTCACCAGGTTAGCTACTACTACATTCCACTCGTTTTTAAAGCAAAATGGTTAATTTCTTGAAGGTGATTCTAGATAGAgggctaaattatttctttttttgtactGCATTCTTATAGCTTGCTTGAAACAAGCTTCAAAAAAGTTTGGAGGGAATGAGAAGAAGCCAAAGCTTCGTTTGGTACTCATTTCTTGAACTATACTCCCAAATttagctttctttttcttctattgtctCAGATTTTAGCCTGACAGgaatgtttttgtttttattgtttttggttcTTGTATGAACAATGTAGATTGCTGATGAGAACAGTGGGTGTTTTCTAAATGCAAAGAATAATGGAATGACCGATACACGTTGTGAAAGCAAGCGCGAAATGAAAGCTCCAAGTTTGGTTGCTAGGCTCATGGGTTTGGAATCGATGGCAGCAGGATCAGGCAGTAAGCCCCAAAAGGCTTCAGCTTCTGCAACTTGGAGAAATGTGGCAGACAAACTTGGTGCTTGACCTGGCGGATCTGATAAAGAAGATATGGATTTCGAGATGGCCGAAATAAAGAGTTCAGAACCAGGTTTGCAAAGGTTTAGAGCTAAATGTTCTCTCACTTATCCTACTAGATATTTTTCTCCTTTGGAAGATGAAGCAGATTTAGTTGGGAATTCACTTGATCACCATTCAACTGACAGCTACCTCTCCAGCAGTCCCAATAATAGCTTATGTATGGTCCCCGATTTGACATTGTACTATTTGCATACTTCCTTTCTTTCCctca includes:
- the LOC124890735 gene encoding uncharacterized protein LOC124890735, which encodes MNDSSAREMNQRQPQRPCGCVRIFFQLFDRNHRFAKKLFPKKLLSPACLKQASKKFGGNEKKPKLRLIADENSGCFLNAKNNGMTDTRCESKREMKAPSLVARLMGLESMAAGSGSKPQKASASATWRNVADKLGA